Proteins from a genomic interval of Trifolium pratense cultivar HEN17-A07 linkage group LG6, ARS_RC_1.1, whole genome shotgun sequence:
- the LOC123889256 gene encoding uncharacterized protein LOC123889256, producing the protein MAEPPPPPPSLTSLCIDDLTRQLLSGDGYVVHIIQDIYELPSHLLDELISRLPPVALYNFNLHMPFQDLNTEDVPHDDSTNKRKRFRDWNLNTAWQKLFKLRWPNIIDQIQPTDWQQAYWETHLQNCLDEAAEIALITSFKGRIGDIQISDRILRYIGFARLTKQKYSKCSKLSYHCLQFASHVSCLTLQNVLCTAETTRLLRECKLQSLVLRCIRSKEQVDGLCKLITQHSRTLKSLEFIHCTVYVDFINAILASVGIKGVPKHGIQHLSIVSSSFGKCTVSLPSGLESFLSSARSLCSLKLFDNRLGRNFAKALFVTLLEASSSISVLDLSENEIAGCLSYFNRRLSSGSHLSVGIGKSLQLLRVLNLRGNNLRKDDAENLGYALAYMPNLEDLDISDNSIGDDGIRYLTPYFAGTSQTCSHLACLNLESCQLSAEGVNHLLDSLLTLNGPLKSLSIAENYLGSKVAGSLGRFLSTPIEVVDVSGIDFRPSGFQELNNIIQELQNMLLIKEDLKLVKINISKNRGGIETAKFLSKLLSQAPQLVDVNAASNCMPIESLPIISSALKIAKGNVQRLDLTGHQWAYKPEHASLRTEFVHNGKPILILPPSSATAPPCDHDP; encoded by the exons ATGGCGGAGCCACCGCCTCCGCCTCCTTCCCTCACTTCTCTCTGCATCGATGATCTCACTAGACAACTCCTCTCCG GTGATGGTTATGTTGTTCATATTATTCAAGATATATATGAGCTTCCGTCACATTTACTTGATGAATTAATCTCGCGTTTACCTCCTGTTGCATTGTACAATTTCAATCTTCATAT GCCATTTCAGGATCTGAATACGGAAGATGTTCCGCACGATGACTCAACAAACAAGAGAAAACGTTTCAG GGATTGGAATCTAAATACAGCCTGGCAGAAGTTGTTTAAGTTGCGGTGGCCTAATATCATTGATCAGATCCAACCAACCGACTGGCAACAAGCATACTGGGAAACCCATTTGCAAAA TTGTCTGGATGAAGCAGCAGAGATAGCACTAATCACATCTTTTAAAGGACGTATTGGTGACATACAGATTTCAG ACCGAATACTGCGCTATATTGGTTTTGCGAGActtacaaaacaaaaatacagtAAATGTTCAAAACTCTCTTATCATTGCCTACAATTTGCCAGCCATGTGAG TTGTCTGACACTGCAGAATGTTCTGTGCACTGCCGAAACTACT CGTTTGTTGAGGGAATGCAAGCTGCAGAGTCTGGTGCTAAGATGTATCCGATCTAAGGAACAG GTTGATGGATTATGCAAACTTATCACTCAACATAGCAGAACATTAAAGTCGCTGGAGTTTATTCACTGCACAGTCTACGTAGATTTTATTAATGCAATACTTGCTTCTGTTGGCATAAAGGGTGTCCCAAAACATGGGATCCAACACCTCTCAATCGTCTCCTCAAGTTTTGGAAAATGCACCGTTTCTTTACCTAGTGGGCTTGAATCATTTTTGTCTTCAGCAAG GTCCCTATGCTCATTAAAACTATTTGACAATCGCCTTGGACGTAATTTTGCAAAAGCTCTTTTTGTGACTCTTCTCGAAGCTTCTTCTAGCATATCTGTCCTTGACCTTTCTGAGAATGAA ATAGCGGGATGCCTTTCTTACTTTAACCGGAGACTATCTAGTGGTTCACATCTGTCTGTTGGAATTGGAAAGTCCTTGCAACTGTTGCGTGTGCTCAACCTGAG GGGGAACAATTTACGGAAAGATGACGCAGAAAATCTTGGATATGCTCTTGCGTACATGCCTAACCTGGAGGACCTAGATATAAGTGACAATTCAATTGGGGATGATGGAATCAG GTATTTAACCCCATATTTTGCTGGAACATCTCAAACGTGCTCCCACTTGGCTTGTTTGAATTTAGAGTCTTGTCAACTGTCAGCTGAAGGAGTTAATCATCTTCTAGATTCGCTTCTTACACTCAATGGACCATTGAAGTCTCTTTCCATTGCTGAAAATTACCTTGGGAG CAAAGTAGCAGGTTCTTTGGGAAGATTTTTGAGCACACCTATCGAAGTAGTTGATGTTTCAGGCATTGATTTCCGTCCATCTGGTTTTCAAGAGCTTAACAATATTATACAAGAGCTTCAAAATATGCTTCTGATAAAGGAGGATCTTAAGTTGGTGAAAATTAATATAAG CAAAAACCGTGGTGGGATTGAAACTGCCAAGTTTTTGTCAAAACTCTTGTCACAGGCTCCACAATTAGTTGATGTGAATGCAGCAAGTAATTGTATGCCTATTGAATCACTGCCCATCATCTCTTCTGCATTAAAAATTGCAAAAG GTAATGTTCAGCGTTTGGACTTGACGGGGCATCAATGGGCCTATAAGCCAGAGCATGCTTCACTACGCACTGAATTTGTACATAATGGAAAACCTATATTGATTCTTCCACCGTCATCAGCCACTGCTCCTCCTTGTGACCATGATCCTTag